A stretch of Nonomuraea africana DNA encodes these proteins:
- a CDS encoding TetR/AcrR family transcriptional regulator has translation MIDEATARERVVSTADRLFYAHGVQAVGMDTVRAESGVSLKRIYALFPSKDDLVLAVLRHRTNQWNTGIAGAVADAVTPRDKVLAIFDFLAAWFREDSFRGCAFINVFGELGGGSNRVAEAVRAQKASFQCRVAELVRAAGGPGYLAPQLVLLAEGAQTTAAISQDPDTAAHARAAAETLIRCALGDSENAPTV, from the coding sequence GTGATCGATGAGGCGACAGCGCGTGAACGGGTGGTGTCCACTGCCGACCGGCTGTTCTACGCCCACGGGGTCCAGGCCGTCGGCATGGACACCGTTCGCGCCGAGTCCGGCGTCTCGCTGAAGCGCATCTACGCGCTGTTCCCCTCCAAGGACGACCTGGTCCTCGCCGTGCTCCGACACCGCACGAACCAGTGGAACACCGGCATAGCCGGTGCCGTCGCCGATGCTGTAACACCGCGTGACAAGGTGTTAGCCATCTTCGACTTCCTGGCTGCCTGGTTCCGTGAGGACAGTTTCCGCGGCTGCGCCTTCATAAACGTGTTCGGCGAGTTGGGAGGCGGCAGCAACAGGGTCGCCGAGGCCGTCCGCGCGCAGAAGGCGTCCTTCCAGTGCCGCGTCGCCGAACTGGTCCGCGCAGCTGGCGGCCCCGGCTACCTCGCCCCGCAGCTGGTCCTCCTCGCCGAGGGGGCCCAGACCACGGCCGCTATCTCGCAGGATCCCGACACGGCGGCGCACGCCCGCGCCGCCGCCGAAACCCTCATCCGATGCGCACTTGGAGACTCCGAGAACGCGCCCACCGTGTGA
- a CDS encoding RNA polymerase sigma factor, whose translation MLREPEAFAVLFGRHAPALHRYAADDMVSETFLAAFEHRHRYQPGQADARPWLYGIASNEIRKRRRREVARYRAYARGGVGPAEVTGGPVEDGVSTLAVNRPLVAALAGLRTGERDALLPVAWAGLTYEEVAEGLDVPVGTVRSRLNRARKKVPQTSRPCPGGRVRTWPASPGSCRPYARSRSPGSAPS comes from the coding sequence CTGCTGCGGGAGCCGGAGGCGTTCGCCGTACTGTTCGGCCGGCATGCTCCGGCCCTGCACCGCTACGCGGCCGATGACATGGTGTCCGAGACGTTCCTGGCCGCGTTCGAGCACCGGCACCGCTACCAGCCCGGCCAGGCCGACGCCCGACCCTGGTTGTACGGCATCGCCTCGAACGAGATCCGCAAGAGGCGGCGGCGCGAGGTGGCCCGCTACCGGGCGTACGCGCGCGGCGGCGTGGGCCCGGCAGAGGTCACCGGCGGCCCGGTGGAGGACGGCGTGAGCACGCTCGCGGTCAACAGGCCGCTGGTGGCGGCCCTGGCCGGGTTACGCACCGGCGAACGGGACGCGCTGCTGCCGGTGGCGTGGGCGGGGTTGACGTACGAGGAGGTGGCCGAGGGGCTGGACGTCCCGGTCGGGACCGTCCGCTCCCGGCTCAACCGGGCGCGCAAGAAGGTCCCGCAGACGTCTCGCCCTTGTCCAGGGGGACGAGTGCGAACATGGCCTGCCAGCCCGGGCTCATGCCGTCCGTACGCTCGCTCCCGATCTCCTGGAAGCGCTCCCTCGTAG
- a CDS encoding alpha/beta fold hydrolase encodes MGYIKVGAENSTSIELYYEDQGSGQPVVLIHGYPLNGHSWERQTRELLAAGYRVITYDRRGFGQSSKVGSGYDYDTFAADLNTLLETLDLRDVILVGFSMGTGELARYVKNHGHERVAKLAFLASLEPFLVAADDNPTGVPQSVFDGIADTARTDRYAWFTQFYKDFYNLDENLGGRISQEVVTANWNTATTSAPVAAYAVVSAWIEDFREDVAAVRAAGKPSLILHGTKDNILPIDSTGRPFHQAFPEADYLEIEGAPHGLLWTHAAEVNEALLAFVGK; translated from the coding sequence ATGGGCTACATCAAGGTCGGCGCCGAGAACAGCACCAGCATCGAGCTGTACTACGAGGACCAGGGGTCCGGTCAGCCGGTCGTCCTCATCCACGGCTATCCCCTGAACGGCCACAGCTGGGAGCGCCAGACCCGCGAGCTCCTCGCCGCCGGCTACCGGGTCATCACCTACGACCGCCGCGGCTTCGGCCAGTCCAGCAAGGTCGGCAGCGGCTACGACTACGACACCTTCGCCGCTGACCTGAACACCCTCCTGGAGACGCTGGATCTGCGCGACGTCATCCTCGTCGGGTTCTCCATGGGCACCGGCGAACTCGCCCGCTATGTGAAGAACCACGGCCACGAGCGGGTGGCCAAGCTGGCGTTCCTGGCGTCGCTGGAGCCGTTCCTGGTGGCGGCCGACGACAACCCCACCGGAGTGCCGCAGTCGGTGTTCGACGGCATCGCCGACACGGCCCGGACCGACCGCTACGCCTGGTTCACCCAGTTCTACAAGGACTTCTACAACCTGGACGAGAACCTGGGCGGCAGGATCAGCCAGGAGGTCGTCACCGCCAACTGGAACACCGCCACCACCTCCGCCCCGGTCGCCGCCTACGCGGTGGTGTCCGCCTGGATCGAGGACTTCCGCGAGGACGTGGCCGCGGTGCGTGCTGCCGGCAAGCCGTCCCTGATCCTGCACGGAACCAAGGACAACATCCTCCCGATCGACTCCACCGGACGCCCCTTCCACCAGGCCTTCCCAGAGGCGGACTACCTCGAGATCGAGGGCGCGCCGCACGGCCTGCTGTGGACGCACGCCGCCGAGGTCAACGAGGCGCTGCTGGCCTTCGTCGGCAAGTGA
- a CDS encoding TetR/AcrR family transcriptional regulator, which yields MAETTRDRIIAAASALLAEGGREAISTRAVSTAANVQAPTIYRIFGDKSGLLDAVAGHGFQEYLRSKTSLGESDDPVEDLRHGWDLHVGFGLANPALYTLIYGEPRPGIESPAARAAAEVLAKQVRRIALAGRLRVSEERAAHMIHSAGCGTTLTLIAIPEERRDPGLSAMSREAVIAAVTTGAPQSTPADAQPVNRAVALRALLPQVTVLTDAERTLLAEWLDRIATAGSQKACPLVDPEPPNRLKI from the coding sequence ATGGCTGAGACCACCAGGGACCGCATCATCGCCGCCGCCTCCGCCCTGCTCGCGGAGGGTGGACGCGAGGCGATCTCCACCCGGGCGGTCTCCACCGCGGCCAACGTCCAGGCCCCGACCATCTACCGGATCTTCGGCGACAAGAGCGGCCTGCTCGACGCGGTCGCCGGCCACGGCTTCCAGGAGTACCTGCGGAGCAAGACGTCGCTGGGCGAGAGCGACGATCCCGTCGAGGACCTACGGCACGGCTGGGACCTGCACGTCGGCTTCGGCCTGGCCAACCCGGCCCTCTACACGCTCATCTACGGCGAGCCACGCCCCGGCATCGAGTCGCCCGCCGCTCGCGCCGCCGCGGAGGTGCTCGCCAAGCAGGTACGGCGCATCGCCTTGGCGGGCCGGCTGCGGGTGAGCGAGGAGCGCGCCGCGCACATGATCCACTCGGCGGGCTGCGGCACCACCCTCACCCTCATCGCCATCCCCGAGGAACGGCGGGATCCCGGCCTGTCAGCGATGTCACGCGAGGCCGTCATTGCGGCGGTCACCACCGGCGCCCCACAGTCGACACCGGCGGATGCGCAGCCGGTCAACAGGGCTGTCGCGCTGCGAGCGCTCCTTCCCCAGGTGACCGTACTCACCGACGCCGAACGCACGCTGCTCGCCGAGTGGCTCGACAGGATCGCCACTGCCGGCAGCCAGAAGGCCTGCCCACTTGTGGATCCGGAGCCTCCGAACCGCCTGAAGATCTGA
- a CDS encoding MarR family winged helix-turn-helix transcriptional regulator, with translation MSEQSHELQEAVARFVRAFGLHQPGQTPCGRPIPVSEAHALGELAREGELRQLDLVHRLRLEKSTTSRIVGQLVARGWAERTTAPGDGRGVLVRLTEQGRTAAAQLARARQERFDAALARIPEDERDAVLRALALLTEAVDDT, from the coding sequence ATGTCGGAGCAGTCACACGAGCTGCAAGAAGCAGTCGCCCGGTTCGTTCGAGCCTTCGGACTGCACCAACCGGGCCAGACGCCATGCGGGCGGCCGATTCCCGTGTCCGAAGCCCACGCACTCGGCGAACTGGCCAGAGAGGGCGAGTTGCGGCAGCTCGACCTGGTGCACCGGCTGCGGCTGGAGAAGAGCACGACCAGCCGCATCGTCGGTCAGCTCGTGGCACGCGGGTGGGCTGAACGGACCACAGCACCTGGCGACGGCAGAGGCGTATTGGTACGCCTCACCGAACAAGGCCGTACGGCCGCCGCCCAACTGGCGCGCGCCCGCCAGGAGCGCTTCGACGCCGCACTGGCCCGGATCCCAGAAGACGAACGCGACGCCGTCCTGCGAGCGCTCGCATTACTGACGGAGGCTGTCGATGACACGTAA
- a CDS encoding aspartate carbamoyltransferase — MTRKASMLALLVTALVAVGATVLVTQSQSSTRQAKVAAKGAQVMPFDLDRTTHQFTKNTTGGVQTVTADDPADATQIRLIREHLTEESAKFGRGDFGDPATIHGGQMPGLAELSKGYKNITLAYAETPDGARLTYTTGDKALVTALHAWFGAQVSDHGKHATH; from the coding sequence ATGACACGTAAGGCATCCATGCTCGCCCTGCTCGTCACCGCACTGGTAGCGGTCGGCGCAACAGTCTTAGTCACGCAGAGCCAGTCATCGACGCGACAGGCGAAGGTGGCCGCCAAAGGCGCCCAGGTCATGCCGTTCGACCTCGACCGCACCACCCACCAGTTCACCAAGAACACGACCGGCGGCGTGCAAACCGTCACCGCCGACGACCCCGCCGATGCCACCCAGATCCGGCTGATCCGCGAGCACCTGACCGAGGAGTCCGCCAAGTTCGGCCGCGGTGACTTCGGCGACCCTGCCACGATTCACGGCGGCCAGATGCCCGGGCTGGCGGAGCTGTCCAAGGGCTACAAGAACATCACCCTGGCGTACGCCGAAACACCGGACGGGGCCCGCCTCACCTACACCACCGGGGACAAGGCGCTGGTAACCGCCCTCCACGCCTGGTTCGGCGCCCAGGTGAGCGACCACGGCAAGCACGCCACCCACTAG
- a CDS encoding zf-HC2 domain-containing protein, which yields MISCAEAVRQLWDYLDAVLDEVDRTTVEEHLRRCRRCCGELEFAVELRRFLARAGGEVIPTDILRRLNDTLEELGP from the coding sequence ATGATCAGTTGCGCCGAAGCGGTACGGCAGCTCTGGGACTACCTCGACGCCGTTCTCGACGAGGTGGACCGGACGACCGTGGAGGAGCACCTGCGACGCTGCCGGCGCTGCTGCGGCGAACTGGAGTTCGCCGTCGAACTGCGGCGCTTCCTGGCTCGCGCGGGCGGCGAGGTCATACCCACGGACATCCTGCGCCGCCTGAACGACACGCTAGAGGAATTGGGCCCATGA
- a CDS encoding SDR family oxidoreductase yields MTDIQRRVAVVTGGSRGIGRAAAERLAADGQAVVIAYAGNDVAAKATVAAIEARGGNAIAVKADVADETAVAHLFDTAETTYGGVDVVVHAAGVMVLSPVAEIDLGALDRMHRTNIRGTFVVNQQAARRMRDGGAVINFSTSVTRLALPTYAAYAASKAAVEAISMVLAKELRGRDITVNAVAPGPTATDLFLDGKDEATIERMAKMNPLERLGTPTDIAEVVSFLAGPARWINGQTLYANGGAA; encoded by the coding sequence ATGACCGACATCCAGCGCCGTGTCGCCGTCGTCACCGGCGGATCCCGAGGAATCGGCCGCGCCGCAGCCGAGCGGCTCGCTGCCGACGGCCAGGCCGTCGTCATCGCCTACGCCGGCAACGACGTCGCGGCCAAGGCAACGGTCGCGGCCATCGAAGCCCGTGGCGGCAACGCCATCGCGGTCAAGGCGGACGTCGCCGACGAGACAGCCGTCGCCCACCTCTTCGACACGGCCGAGACGACCTACGGCGGTGTCGATGTCGTCGTCCACGCCGCCGGCGTCATGGTGCTGTCGCCGGTCGCCGAGATCGATCTCGGCGCCCTCGACCGCATGCACCGCACCAACATCCGCGGCACGTTCGTCGTCAACCAGCAGGCCGCCCGCCGCATGAGGGATGGCGGCGCCGTCATCAACTTCTCCACCTCGGTGACCAGACTGGCTCTGCCCACCTACGCCGCCTACGCCGCCAGCAAGGCGGCCGTCGAGGCGATCAGCATGGTGCTCGCCAAAGAGCTGCGTGGCCGCGACATCACCGTCAACGCCGTCGCCCCCGGGCCGACCGCCACCGACCTGTTCCTGGACGGCAAGGACGAGGCGACCATCGAGCGGATGGCCAAGATGAACCCGCTCGAGCGGCTCGGCACTCCCACCGACATCGCCGAGGTCGTCTCCTTCCTCGCCGGACCGGCCCGCTGGATCAACGGCCAGACCCTCTACGCCAACGGCGGCGCCGCCTAG
- a CDS encoding serine/threonine protein kinase yields MRPYDPPRSGDPASLGDYTIVGRLGDGGQGVVYLATDRTGARVAIKWLRFGDAVSAERFLREVRVAQQVAPFCTAQVLATGVEHDRPYIVSEYIEGPSLHHVVQEQGPRTGSALYRLAIGTATALAAIHEAGIVHRDFKPANVIIAPDGPRVIDFGIARALDATSTISSSPVGTPSFIAPEQLLGHQVGPAADLFAWASTIAYAASGRAPFGSDTMPAVINRILNGRPDVSDLDEPLAGVVHACLSKDPAQRPTAEEVIKRLIRHPMASGDMPREPTASKVSTRVFPGRGPPRRQSPEAVVPPPRGPAEPSQGTGQGWAPTAAQPRTSYPRLPRKRGKRLVVGFAAALTALLLVVVAVALSRSEVPTQGMAKQLPGTRSTLFERPDDPIRLASYDLKGKGTHAWENYARDTLTGPFRHYDGAAETQISPDGSLLARRGKNYTADQYDSIEITETRAGGQKTAVKTVKAPLESSLIAWSKDSSKILLNVEQAKDENAPNLGFVIVDVAAGKASVVMVVSENNRPFRWDGQNNGVVNLYGSDLRFFDAAGNKVRDAVNIGEVPDGVLDIFSPSGRTFATRCPDGEAGELCIWDSASGDRVRKVSSSCDKLLGWYDETHLYCWEFDNAPRDRIQVVDLDGDEVRTLLESPDDEDYGPTFIRVT; encoded by the coding sequence ATGCGACCCTACGATCCGCCCAGGTCAGGGGACCCGGCCAGTCTCGGTGACTACACGATCGTCGGCAGGCTCGGCGACGGCGGCCAGGGTGTCGTCTACCTCGCCACCGACCGCACGGGCGCGCGTGTCGCGATCAAATGGCTGCGTTTCGGCGATGCCGTCAGCGCCGAGAGGTTCCTGCGCGAGGTCCGGGTCGCCCAGCAGGTCGCTCCCTTCTGCACGGCACAGGTGCTCGCCACGGGTGTCGAGCATGACAGGCCCTACATCGTCAGCGAGTACATCGAAGGCCCTTCCCTGCACCATGTCGTCCAGGAGCAGGGCCCGCGCACCGGGTCGGCCCTGTACCGCCTCGCGATCGGCACCGCCACCGCGCTGGCGGCGATCCATGAGGCGGGCATCGTGCACCGCGACTTCAAGCCCGCCAACGTCATCATCGCCCCCGACGGGCCCCGAGTGATCGACTTCGGCATCGCCAGAGCACTCGATGCCACCTCCACGATCAGTTCCTCGCCCGTCGGGACACCGTCGTTCATAGCGCCCGAGCAGCTGCTCGGCCACCAGGTGGGGCCCGCGGCCGACCTGTTCGCCTGGGCCAGCACCATCGCCTACGCCGCCTCGGGCAGGGCGCCGTTCGGCAGCGACACCATGCCCGCGGTCATCAACAGGATCCTCAACGGGAGACCCGACGTCTCGGATCTCGACGAGCCGCTGGCCGGGGTGGTGCACGCCTGCCTGTCCAAGGACCCCGCCCAGCGGCCCACCGCCGAGGAGGTCATCAAGCGGCTGATCCGGCACCCGATGGCCTCCGGCGACATGCCGCGGGAGCCCACCGCCTCCAAGGTGTCCACCCGTGTTTTCCCCGGCCGCGGCCCCCCGCGTCGCCAGAGCCCAGAGGCGGTCGTCCCTCCGCCTCGAGGTCCCGCCGAACCGTCACAGGGGACTGGGCAGGGCTGGGCGCCGACCGCCGCCCAACCCCGGACGAGCTATCCGAGGCTGCCCAGGAAACGCGGGAAAAGGCTGGTCGTCGGGTTCGCGGCGGCGCTCACCGCACTGCTCCTCGTGGTGGTGGCCGTCGCCCTGTCCCGCTCGGAAGTGCCCACACAGGGCATGGCCAAGCAGCTGCCGGGTACGCGGTCCACCCTCTTCGAGCGCCCCGACGATCCGATCAGGCTCGCGTCCTACGACCTCAAGGGCAAGGGCACCCATGCGTGGGAAAACTACGCCAGGGACACGCTGACGGGCCCATTCCGCCATTATGACGGTGCCGCGGAGACCCAGATCTCCCCCGACGGCAGCCTTCTCGCGCGCCGCGGCAAGAACTACACCGCCGACCAGTACGACTCCATCGAGATCACCGAGACGAGAGCCGGCGGGCAGAAGACCGCCGTCAAAACCGTCAAGGCCCCGCTGGAAAGCAGCCTCATCGCCTGGTCGAAGGACAGCTCGAAGATCCTGCTCAACGTCGAGCAGGCGAAGGACGAGAACGCGCCCAACCTCGGCTTCGTCATCGTCGACGTGGCGGCGGGCAAGGCGAGCGTGGTCATGGTGGTGAGCGAGAACAACCGCCCCTTCAGATGGGATGGCCAGAACAACGGCGTGGTCAACCTCTACGGTTCTGACCTGCGCTTCTTCGACGCCGCGGGCAACAAGGTGCGCGACGCCGTCAACATCGGCGAAGTTCCCGACGGCGTGCTGGACATCTTCTCCCCCTCGGGCAGGACGTTCGCCACCCGCTGCCCCGACGGCGAAGCGGGCGAGCTGTGCATCTGGGACAGCGCCTCGGGCGACCGGGTGCGCAAGGTGTCCTCCTCCTGCGACAAGCTCCTCGGCTGGTACGACGAGACCCACCTCTACTGCTGGGAGTTCGACAACGCCCCCAGGGACCGCATCCAGGTCGTCGACCTCGACGGCGATGAGGTCCGCACGCTGCTCGAGAGCCCGGACGACGAGGACTACGGTCCCACCTTCATCAGGGTCACATGA
- a CDS encoding ubiquinone/menaquinone biosynthesis methyltransferase — protein sequence MTEELRTDAMHDPPSSKGQEVQRTFNKITDYYDRMNRLMTLGRHAAWCRDVAVSTKVPSGGSMLDVATGTGVIALAALEKYPNSTIHAVDFSERMLTEAASKPGASAIMWQHADANDLPFGDESFDAVTHGYLLRNVDDVERVLEEQYRVLKPGGRVVILETCPPRGLLRYPVTLGVRVLIPLLGQMVARDRESYAYLQKSTLGFMTPQEVVAILRRVGFASIAWKKKFFGTHMIISAQKAVAFGESR from the coding sequence GTGACTGAGGAGCTGCGCACAGATGCCATGCATGATCCGCCGTCGTCCAAGGGCCAAGAGGTCCAGCGAACGTTCAACAAGATCACTGACTACTACGACCGGATGAATCGCCTCATGACGCTGGGGCGACATGCCGCCTGGTGCCGTGATGTCGCAGTGAGTACGAAAGTCCCTTCAGGAGGAAGCATGCTCGATGTCGCCACCGGAACCGGCGTCATCGCTCTTGCCGCACTGGAGAAGTATCCGAACTCAACCATCCATGCCGTCGATTTCTCGGAGCGGATGCTGACGGAAGCAGCGAGCAAACCGGGGGCCTCCGCCATCATGTGGCAGCACGCAGATGCGAACGATCTGCCCTTCGGTGACGAGTCCTTCGATGCCGTCACGCATGGTTATCTCCTCCGCAATGTCGATGATGTCGAGCGCGTGCTCGAAGAGCAGTACCGGGTACTCAAACCTGGAGGTCGGGTCGTCATTCTGGAGACATGCCCACCACGAGGACTGCTCCGTTACCCAGTGACTCTGGGTGTTCGAGTTTTGATTCCCCTTCTCGGCCAGATGGTCGCACGTGATCGTGAGTCATACGCATACCTGCAAAAATCCACACTCGGATTCATGACTCCACAGGAGGTCGTCGCGATCCTTCGTCGAGTCGGCTTCGCCTCCATAGCGTGGAAGAAGAAGTTCTTCGGCACTCACATGATCATCTCGGCCCAGAAAGCAGTAGCCTTCGGAGAGTCTCGCTGA
- a CDS encoding MFS transporter — protein sequence MRKLPLAIWAMVLGAFAMGADEFIVAGVVREIAEALNVTIGAVGHLESVYALGVAIGAPVFTALGTRFGRRPMLLLTTGVFLLGNLISALGPSYEAIMAGRIISAMAHGAFLGIAAVFAAELVDPARKGRAVAIVFSGLTASTILGAPIGAAVGQALGWRFTFWTLVIFGGLALLGLLASLPRTAAPQETQETQETQHEHHDHHDHHAPAGAEFEGLDAHALAHLGGGGQGPSMREQVAALRKPAVWGALLTTMLGYGGVFTSYVYIAPQLTEVTGFEAGWVTPLLLLFGVGLFAGNSLGGKLADKTLMPAVIGTLGALAVALFAMNLAIESKVATVVMMLLFGAAAFAVVAPLQLRVMTAAGHAPDVASAANISAFTLGSAIGIYLGGAAIDGGLGLTSVNWVGGLLTTAGLLTAVITWAALDRRQPAEVHHHEPVLHHHH from the coding sequence ATGAGAAAGTTGCCACTAGCGATCTGGGCGATGGTGCTCGGCGCCTTCGCGATGGGTGCCGACGAGTTCATCGTCGCCGGAGTCGTCCGCGAGATAGCAGAAGCCCTGAACGTCACCATCGGCGCCGTGGGCCACCTGGAAAGCGTCTACGCCCTCGGCGTCGCCATCGGCGCCCCCGTGTTCACGGCGCTGGGAACCCGCTTCGGCCGCAGGCCCATGCTGCTGCTCACCACGGGCGTGTTCCTGCTCGGAAACCTGATCTCGGCGCTCGGTCCGAGCTACGAGGCCATCATGGCCGGCCGGATCATCTCGGCCATGGCCCACGGGGCGTTCCTCGGCATCGCCGCCGTCTTCGCGGCCGAGCTGGTCGACCCCGCCCGAAAGGGCCGCGCCGTCGCGATCGTGTTCTCCGGTCTGACCGCCTCCACGATTCTCGGCGCGCCGATCGGCGCGGCCGTCGGCCAGGCGCTCGGCTGGCGGTTCACCTTCTGGACCCTCGTCATCTTCGGCGGACTGGCGCTGCTGGGGCTCCTCGCCTCCTTGCCGCGCACCGCGGCCCCGCAGGAGACGCAGGAGACGCAGGAGACGCAGCACGAGCACCATGACCACCATGACCACCACGCGCCTGCCGGCGCGGAGTTCGAGGGGCTGGACGCCCACGCGCTCGCCCACCTCGGCGGAGGCGGCCAGGGGCCGTCCATGCGCGAGCAGGTGGCGGCGCTCCGCAAGCCGGCCGTCTGGGGCGCTCTTCTCACCACGATGCTGGGGTACGGCGGTGTCTTCACCAGCTACGTCTACATCGCTCCGCAGCTCACCGAGGTCACGGGCTTCGAGGCCGGGTGGGTCACGCCACTCCTGCTGCTGTTCGGGGTCGGCCTCTTCGCCGGCAACAGCCTCGGCGGCAAGCTGGCCGACAAGACCCTGATGCCCGCCGTGATCGGCACTCTTGGCGCTCTCGCGGTCGCGCTGTTCGCCATGAACCTGGCCATCGAGAGCAAGGTGGCGACCGTGGTGATGATGCTGCTGTTCGGCGCGGCGGCCTTCGCCGTGGTAGCACCGCTGCAGCTGCGCGTCATGACGGCCGCGGGCCACGCCCCGGACGTCGCCTCGGCCGCCAACATCTCCGCGTTCACGCTCGGCAGCGCGATCGGCATCTACCTCGGCGGAGCGGCGATCGACGGCGGGCTCGGCCTCACCTCGGTCAACTGGGTCGGCGGCCTGCTGACAACCGCGGGCCTGCTGACCGCGGTGATCACCTGGGCGGCACTCGACCGGCGCCAACCGGCCGAGGTTCATCACCACGAACCCGTCCTTCATCACCATCACTGA
- a CDS encoding methyltransferase domain-containing protein — MNRDLMHGAEVKALVRDAYRNVPPTTAAVARKLYRPEDLAGIPLSAVQRALGVADHLRFADVRPGETVLDVGCGGGIDTILAARRTGPSGHVIALDFLPEMLARTSGAAREAGLENVEPLEGEMEAIPLSNDSVDLIISNGVINLSSRKARVLAECARVLRPGGGLCVSDLTVRQDDLPPEILTQPAAWAGCVAGALAEGDFITKLERAGFQDIRIPHRQPMSIDDCALYPLFTPGVIRLMKELIPPDRHQSVAVAIVITASLGAPAH, encoded by the coding sequence ATGAACCGGGATCTGATGCACGGCGCCGAGGTGAAAGCACTGGTTCGCGACGCCTATCGGAACGTGCCCCCGACGACGGCCGCCGTGGCCCGCAAGCTCTACCGCCCCGAGGACCTGGCCGGGATACCCCTGTCGGCCGTCCAGCGCGCGCTCGGCGTGGCCGACCACCTGCGCTTCGCTGATGTACGGCCCGGCGAAACCGTCCTCGACGTGGGATGCGGCGGCGGCATCGACACGATACTCGCCGCCAGGCGCACCGGCCCGTCCGGCCACGTGATCGCCCTCGACTTCCTCCCCGAAATGCTGGCGCGCACCAGCGGCGCGGCCCGCGAAGCCGGCCTCGAGAACGTGGAGCCGCTGGAGGGCGAGATGGAGGCCATCCCGCTGTCGAACGACAGCGTGGATCTGATCATTTCCAACGGCGTCATCAACCTGTCGTCGAGGAAGGCCAGGGTCCTGGCCGAGTGCGCACGGGTGCTACGGCCCGGCGGCGGGTTGTGCGTCTCCGACCTCACCGTCAGGCAGGACGACCTGCCGCCGGAGATCCTCACCCAGCCTGCCGCCTGGGCCGGGTGCGTCGCCGGCGCGCTGGCCGAGGGCGACTTCATCACCAAGCTGGAAAGGGCCGGTTTCCAGGACATCCGGATACCGCACCGGCAGCCCATGAGCATCGACGACTGCGCCCTCTACCCCCTCTTCACTCCCGGCGTGATCAGGCTGATGAAAGAGCTCATTCCTCCCGACAGGCACCAGTCCGTGGCGGTCGCGATAGTGATCACCGCGTCCCTGGGCGCTCCAGCACACTGA
- a CDS encoding RNA polymerase sigma factor: MGPVHVARTDRTESFRTLVRGQLPRLYSIARSLVGDDAEDALQDCMLKAFQRFDQLSEVAAGPAWLKSILIHCCYDHGRAKARRPSQVDFDEAERFSLYRKIAYEDPFPYSDSLHLDFLQEFGREDVRAVLMRLPLLYRTPLVLVYMEGFLVKEVANMLAVPLGTVLARLHRGRKLFEKQMWEYAEESGLLRKDAR; encoded by the coding sequence ATGGGGCCGGTTCACGTCGCCCGGACCGATCGGACGGAAAGCTTCCGAACACTCGTAAGAGGACAGCTCCCCCGTCTCTACTCGATCGCCAGGAGCCTCGTCGGCGATGACGCCGAGGACGCGCTACAGGACTGCATGCTGAAGGCCTTCCAGCGGTTCGACCAGTTGAGCGAGGTGGCAGCGGGGCCCGCGTGGCTCAAGAGCATCCTCATCCACTGCTGCTACGACCATGGCCGGGCGAAGGCGAGACGGCCGAGCCAGGTCGACTTCGACGAGGCCGAGCGGTTCTCCCTCTACCGCAAGATCGCCTATGAGGATCCGTTTCCCTACTCCGACTCGCTCCACCTGGACTTCCTCCAGGAGTTCGGGCGCGAGGACGTACGGGCGGTGCTGATGAGGCTGCCGCTGCTGTACCGCACCCCGCTCGTCCTGGTCTACATGGAGGGGTTTCTCGTCAAGGAGGTCGCGAACATGCTGGCCGTACCGCTTGGAACCGTGCTCGCCCGCCTCCACCGCGGCCGCAAGCTGTTCGAGAAGCAGATGTGGGAGTACGCGGAGGAGAGCGGCCTGCTGAGGAAGGACGCGCGATGA